Proteins found in one Xenopus laevis strain J_2021 chromosome 1L, Xenopus_laevis_v10.1, whole genome shotgun sequence genomic segment:
- the LOC121403335 gene encoding C-X-C motif chemokine 11-1-like → MASKYAIILCVLILCAALIEGQGTGGRRCLCKKLSKKLRLKGLIKIEVYPVHSRCENVEYVATIKGSKKTKCLSPKAKLLNEILSAKGKLQSIKVIRYE, encoded by the exons ATGGCCAGCAAATATGCTATCATCCTCTGTGTCCTCATTCTCTGCGCTGCTCTTATAGAAG ggCAGGGTACTGGTGGGAGACGCTGTTTATGCAAAAAACTGTCCAAAAAGCTCCGTCTGAAAGGCCTGATAAAAATTGAAGTCTATCCGGTGCATTCTAGATGTGAAAATGTTGAATATGT GGCCACCATAAAAGGCAGCAAAAAAACGAAATGCCTCAGTCCGAAAGCAAAATTGTTGAATGAAATTCTGTCTGCAAAGgg GAAACTACAGTCCATTAAAGTAATTAGATATGAGTAA
- the cxcl10.L gene encoding C-X-C motif chemokine 10: MAVDKALVVIVGLLVILAYVHGMSPGGKRRCLCKGNGAKRFGLKSLKKVEVFPVSPGCENVEIIATLKSGHLICINPESKTINKLIFAMKKKWDHKSIG, from the exons ATGGCTGTGGATAAAGCACTTGTTGTGATTGTTGGTCTGCTTGTCATCCTGGCCTATGTTCATG GTATGTCCCCTGGTGGGAAACGACGCTGCCTGTGCAAAGGGAATGGTGCCAAAAGATTTGGcctcaaatctttaaaaaaagttgaggTGTTCCCAGTATCCCCTGGCTGTGAGAATGTGGAGATTAT TGCTACACTGAAATCTGGCCATCTCATTTGCATCAATCCTGAATCAAAAACCATCAACAAACTTATTTTTGCTATGAAAAAGAAATG GGACCACAAATCGATTGGCTAA